The genomic window ttatttttgctttaaaacaTGTTGACTTTAATATCATCCTTCAATGAAAAGTGCCACCTATCTAGTTTATTTCtataatacttttatttttatttttgtctatgctcttagttttttatttaatttgtctcAACTTCCAATAGtttattaatttagtatttttttttaattaataattgatgTTTCCACTTAGTGACTTTATATgggaaatttattaaaaaaaaaactaataaatagtGATGGAGTATCACAATAAACCATATTCTAGATTTATACTTctattgctaattttttaactttaagaAATTGAATGAATCTAAAATCTATTTCTTAAGGaatactaattttaattttaatttttgaattgaataaattaaaaaataacaataaatagaTTTTGGATTAACAAAGAAACTAAAGGTAAGGGTATACATCAATTGAAATAttctcaaataaataattaaaagattgaacttaaaaggaataaaaattcatgtattttaatagtaaaaacaaaGTAACAACACTcagatagaaaaattaataattcataCCAACCATAACCTTAGAAATGGCATGGAGAGCGGCTAGCGTTCCGGTGAAGctgacattgttttttaaggTGACAACTTCTTCCGAGGTCGTACGAATGGGCTCGGATATTGAAGAAAACCTTCGTTTATTCTTTCCCTGAGTGTCTTCATTTCAAGAAAATGGAAAAGCCCCACATGTGATCGCGTGAAGTTATTTGCATATTGATTAAAGCATTTGGTAGTATTAATTAAAGCATATTGATTAAAGTATTTGGTAGTATTAATTAAAGCATTTGGTACTATATATAACCAGCAAGCTACATCATCGAAACTTCTATGTGATACATCCAGAGTAGAATCCTATAGAGGTAAATCTCATGCACTACAAAGGTAAGGACGAGATAACTTCATGTATTGATGATGATGGCACTATAACATCTGTACATTCCACTGGACAAGCTGGAATTAATTACTAGAAAACCTTCAACTTTAATTGATGCCGACTGCTATAGCCATTCTTTAAATGCAACTCAGAAACACAGTCAATGCTCTGTTATTAAGGCTGTATCACCACCATTTGCGTAAGTAACAAGATTGTTGTCTGTATCAATGGCAGTTCCAGAGTCCGAATCATTGGCTTCAGCTTCACcctaaatgaattgaaaaagaagaagacaagaaCCACATTTACATTTCATGAAGATACTTATACAACTTTATGCAGATAAGGAGTATACCTGCTCAATCAGAGTAGCAGAATGATCCGTTTTCTTGGTGAGGTCTCTCAAAGTTCCCTGCAGAGTTTTATAAGTCAAATGCAGAATTCAATGTCTGTTGTTTGAGTAAGGCGGGTTGCATAATGTTCTGTTTATTTAAGGTCAACAACTAACGGATGCATCAGTCAATTGGATGGGCATGAAACCAAGCTAAGGATTGCACTTTGGTGAGGTGAGCATTATTTGAGAGAGCATTACAGCTGAGACAAATTTCCAGTGAATTGTAGCATGCAGATAGAAGTTAAAGTGCAGCAAACAAGAACAGACTTCCACACAAAAAGCAATGGTTAAAATCAGATGGTTTAAAACAGTAAAGCATACATGCCAAAACCATCGAATCAGGAGTCTAATTCCAAAATAATGCATATCCACACAAGGATGTCGAGGGGCAAACCTCAAAGCATTATATGGTATCACTGATGATCTCACCTAGTGATGCACTTCCATAGTCCACACTCTATCCTCACCATCATAACAAAATGTGTATCCAAACTCCAAATTGGCAAACCTCGTTGCGAATACAGTGAATCTTATTTCTAGATATTAATCTAACCCTAGACCTCCTCTTACTCTTACATGCTATCATAGATCACACTTCTTGTCTCACTAACCCAGCTTCATATATTCCGAACATTTTCCAAATCACCCAACAGGATGCCCTTATCCTTCTTCAATAAGCTATAGCTACACCACCTCCATTATCTGGTATTATGCTTCATTGCAATGGCTAGAATTCAAAGTTCTTGAGAAGCCAAAAACAATCTCAGTAGACCTAATTCTTTTTAAGCATAAAtcccaccaaaacaaaaaaccctcATCAATTCATAAAAATGACCACTTCCGTGAATTGACAGAAACCAGCTGATGACCCTAGAAGATCTAGACATAATCCAAATTCAAGAGTTGATATGACTACCAATTGTAAGTGTTCCCACCCTCCACCTTACAAATACATTAAAGCATGGCATGGGCTTTAACACAAGCTTATTTTAAAGCCTCATATCAGAGGGCTTGTTTGCTTCACTGTATCTTGACTCATGAGCTTGCCAGGTAGTCACCAGACAATCTCATTGCTTTTGAgctcataaaattttatttgcccGACACTGCCATGCTCAGAGTCTTGAACAGCAAGCTTGCAGCCACTGGGCTTCTTTTCATCCCTAATTCCACCTCCTACATAGTCCAATATTATTTGGTGAATTATAACATCTAGTTTTTTTCCTCCTGGGTTattaaatcttcttttttttctctgtaaaTTTTCTTTCCtccactcattccattagcatTTCTAAGTCAATTCCTTTTTGACACACGATTTACAAAAATGAAAGTATTATTATCTTGACCTTGTTATCAATCCATCATTTATCAAACTGTCTGCATCATATGCAATTAAGAGGATGtgcacaaaaataaaagtctGACTCTTATATCAATGGCAATGTATCAACATATACCTAAACTTCCAACCATAATCAACAGTGACAAGCTATATTTGAAAGGGAGGGAAGGGACAAGCAAACACAATATCCATCAAACAATCACATGCAAGTTTTCACACAGTATGTACAGAACTGAAAGCTATTGTACTGACTTGATAATAAATGGCAAACATAACAATAGATACTaaacaatcattatttttttccaaatagcAAATGCCTGGCCCTTATCTCTGCACTGAGAATGTATACACACACTTTGCACGAAAgcaataacaatataaaaaggGACGAGTTATTAAAGCATGCGTATGTCCACATTTTATAGAGTTCAATAGAATAGATACCCTGTTTGCCCAAAAAAGCCCACAGGCATTGCAAAGTGACCTTGGACCAGATGGACCACGCCGCATCATTGGGGTGGATTTTGAATTAGTGCCACAATGCGTACACCTAGACAAGGACACAAAAGATACGATTACTCAACCAAGTAAGCAATAAAAGTCCTTTCAGGATCTATTTCACTAATTAAGGATATAGCAACTTACGAGGTTTCTTGTTGGCTATCATCTAGTCCTGAATCCTGAACACCATCCCAGCCATATCCTCCCTCAGACTTCTTGGCAGAAGTAAATTGACCCTTATTCCGTTGCATCCTGATGTAGTCATACATATACAGtaagaaaatgagagagagagatcctTAATGTGCAGGCATCAACAGCAGCAGACAGTCCATAAAATTACGAATTCTTTACCACCATAGTTAATCAGATAAGCAggaaacctttttcttttcaagttgtTAATCAGGCAAGAGAATtaccaaggaaaaaaagaagaaagaaataaacaattaattgaTGAAAGCACTTTGTTCAGCATTGTCTAGATAACCTatcatccaaaaaaattgattgtccTGTTGAATTTAAAAAGGCAAGCAGATGAAGATGGCCAAAAAGCTACATTCAATGTGTACTGGTCATATTCCTGACACACTGGCAATGCACAGAATAAGACTTAAGACCCCACCTTAATCAAACATTTACATGAGGGATGGATAATTGTTTCATCTTAAAATGTGTACCAAGTGTACACAACTTTTTAGGTGCTAGTCTACATCAATGGTTTAGGAATTTCCAGGACCTGCTGATTACTGATATGATTACTGCATTTGCACATACAATTATCAAGCATCACAAAAGAGAACCTTCAAATATAGATTTTTAGAAGATCAGAATGCAGTGGTCCTGCAAAGGCTATTGCAACTTTGCATCTTAGATTGTATTTCCAGATGACAGTTCAGGTTTCCTGAAAAATCAAACTCCATAAAAGCAACAGTTCAGGTTTCCCCTCAAATCACCAAAAGTAGATTTTTTGAAGATCAGGATGTAGTGGTCCTTCAAAGGCCAACTTTTCCTCTCAGATTGTATTTCCAGATGACAGTTCAGGTTTCCTGAATAATCAAACTCCATAAAAGCAACAATACACATCGCTTCTCCACTTCTCATTTATGTAGTGCAATGAATGTGGATGGTATTTTCCTCTCAAACTATGTCTCTCTGCTACAAATTATTAGCACcaagttttcaaaaatagaCAAATAGTAGAACTAAAAAGACTATTGTACGACCATAGACAGTATTTTcctttcagtttgtttttcctGACACTTGCTAAGTTTTTAATACTTTTACAAAATCAATAGTGTGATTTCAGCACTTACAGAAAACATTGGATAATTGGCCCGTGCTATGCCATTGGTCaagccagttttttttttgacatggtgATAACATATTTTCAAGCAACAAGAAAAATCTTGATACTTGACTCAAAATCTAATgcattcattttaataaaatagattggGGATCACATACACCAACAAATGCCACATAGATTTTAACACTAACCAAACACAATCGCACAAATAAAGATATAgaaaccctttaatttttttaacttaattacatggcactaatattttttataagattaataatttaaattccatgaaaacaaaattatttgttaataaaagtttcctttttcttattaatatctttaatttaaaaaatataacatttttttgtattctaattatttaataagaaaattacatTTAACATCCTATAGTTGGTGCAAAATACACTTCACCtgtataatttgaaaaactacACTTTACATCCTGGATCAATGCAGAATTTCAAATCAGGTGATATGTTCATCttacctttatatatattataactgAAAACTCACAAATGACAGAACAAACGAcacaaatctctctctctcatgaaCTGCATctatcactctctctctctctctctgtctcaaATCAAGCACGATTATTTCACTTAAACAACAAAAGATCAAGCATGATTTCTTGAAATCTGTTATTAACAAGTTTTGTCTCATGTAATGGGGCTAATAGAACATAGGTGGTGGGAATCTCTCATTGCTTACATTAAAGAGACCAGGAACAGGTATGTTCCCTTTTTAAATCGAATCGAGATAATTGCTATTTACTTGATTATTGTTATCGTTAGTGCATTTGTTGTCTGTGAAACATTGTTAATTACTCAATTCAactaaagaaaatcaaaattttaggaGCGGAAAACATTAATCCTGATGGATGAAAAAACCCTAAGAAATTCAATTCTTTTACAAAACTGAAAGAATATTAGAATCTCAAACATGTTTTTGGTGGTGGAAAAGCAATCACTACAGCATCTTTCaaatccctaaaaaaaaaatcaagaaaccgACAAATAGTGTTACCGTTCACCAAAATCCTAAATGTAAGATATTTACTTAAAAGAGTTcaattgatttttatctttgtcTAAGCTTTATTGAGCATAACCAGTTGCTATGTTTGGAAAGCCTAAAGAAAATTCATATTGTAGCTTACGAGTTACCATGCAAAAATCtctaatttgaattttctttgtttaataaaCTCATGCTTTATCCTTGCATGTTACAAAATGCCAATTGTTATTGTTCATCATGGCAGCAAAGTATGTTATGCaagatatatattataaatatatctcTTACATTGACATACTATTTTTTTGCAAGCAAATATATGACATAGACAAACATGGCTTTTAGACAAGGGATGATAAaggaaatacatttttttacgATGCCTCGACATTACAAGTGTTGAGCATGCATGAACaagaagggaaagaagaaaTTCATTTGCATATTGATGTTGATCATGATGTTGCTCCTATCACAATGAGAATGCCCCAGTGTTATACAAGCAAACACAATGACAATATGtctattaaatattttgttggaaatgatgattataaaagcaataaaataacattacttGTTGATTACGATGATGATGTGGGTGCTAATGTTGGTGGTGCTAGTGATAATGGGGGTGCTGACATGGGAGGTGATATGGGAGCTGATGTGAGTGATAATGATGATGCGGGAGGATATTATGAGTGCTGATATGGATGGTGAAGAGGATATCAATGATGATTACATTCCTTCAAACAAGGAAGGATTTGAATTTGTTAACGTAGATGAAGATGAGTGGATTGACAACTTACAAGCTGATGCTGATGTGGATGGTGCATCTAGTTTCAAGAATGAATTGAGTAATAGCAGTGATGAAGAAGATATCAAGATAATGAGGATGTAAGCGTAAGAAGTAAAAAACAAGGCGGATCTTACTCAAGGTTTTAAATGTAAGAGATTTAAGATTGGAGAGGATGGATCAATTAAGTTTGAAGAATATCAATTGTTCACTAATGTAAAACGCTTCAAGGATGTGTTAAGAGAATATGAAGTTAAGCATGAATATCATGTAAAAAGAtatatcaattagaaaaagaaggTTAGAGTCAAATGTATGGTTGATGGGTGTGCTTGGCATATATATGCTTAGCTCCTTCCTGGTAGCTATCAATTCATGGTAAAATCATTAAGAGATGAGCATAGTTGTATTCGGCCTACCAATATAAAAGCTGCAAATTCAACTTGAACATCTAGGAAGCTACTACTAGTTATCAATGTTGATCCTAACATCTCAAATGAAGACTTGGATACAATTTGGATGATAGATATGAGATTAAACCACACCATATGCAATTTGGAGGGCCATGACAAAGGCAAAAGGTTTGTTAAAAGAAGCTATAAGGAGTCTTTTAAGAGACTCCCAAGATATATCCAATTATTGAAGCAACACAATCCACCCTAATTACAATTGCAATGTGCATTCACCATGGAAGTTCCAACgagtttatatatgtttgaaaGCAATGAATGAAGGATTTGTTAATGGATGTAAGTCATTCATTGAGATTGATGGATGCCATCTCAAGGGTCCATATACAAGCCTATACAAGCTTCAAAAGGCTTGGGAGTGAAAATAGGGTTTTGGGGTGCTTCAAAGCCCATACAagcctcaatttcaaaagctaCGTAAAGGACATTTAAGGATGTtgcaaagaagctttcaattaGTTGAATCACATCCCTCATGAGACATGAGCTAAGCATTTATTTGACCatgaaaaaaaggtgaaaaatgtAATAAACAATTTGGCAGTCTTTCAATAGTTAGATTAAGAAGTACAGGAGTATGTCAATTGTTTTGTTACTTGGGAAAATTAGGTCGAAACTATGGCAAGATTTCATGATAGATATGCACAAGCTATATCTTGGGAAACAAAGACAACTCCCTGTGTTAGAAAATTGGTTGATAGATCTATTGAGAAAGCTAGAAACATGGGAATTATTCCAGCCTCTTCTTATGAATACAACCAAACAGAGTTCGTGTTGAATTGGATAAACAACAATGCTCTTATGGTGAATGACAATTCTCGTAGACATATGGTGCCTTATGCGCATCACAAGATAATTGACAGAAGATTTATGCCATTTGTGCTAAACAGAGATGATTTATGTCATTTGTGCCATTTGTGCTaaacaattgaaaaattaaggaaaacatACTCTGAGATTAATATAACCCTTTACCAGAAGCAGACATAGTTCCTACCAAAAGAGATGTCATTGTTCTACCACCAGACCTCAAAAGGAGTGTGGATAAACAAAGGAAAAATAGACgcaaggaagaaggagaagatcAATATGATACTGTAAGGAAAAGGGGCTTCTACACTTGGGCGCAACATTTGTAACCAGCATGGCCATAATTCAAGGACATGTCAAAGAGATATTGCTGAATAGATTACTAGTTTTAGAGTATCTAGAGGTGGGAGAGGATCCGATAGTGGTGGTGAAGAGGGTCCACTAGTTCTTAGAGGGGATCTAGGGGATCCAATGCTAGTAGAAGAGGATCAAAAGCTATTGGAATAGTACACCAATGTTGTTACATGAAGAACCAGTGGTTCTAGAAGAGGAAACGATAATGCTACAAGATGGACAGGAGATTCATGAGGTGGAAGAGCTGGCATGGGTGAAAGTAATGGTGCTGACACATCTTCCTCTCAACCCACAATACAAACACAGGAGATTCACCTAAATATGCATTatgaattatcattattattcaaaactttACATTAACTTATCAATGTCTTTATCTAAATATGCATTatgaattatcattattattcaaaactttACATTAACTTATCAATGtcttttttaaactataaaccGATGTATCCTCTCAACACTCAACCCAAACTAGATGCATCCCTTGAGGAATATAGATGAAGATTGTTGCCTTTTGAAATTTAAGATTTGTTGATAGTTTATATTGTTAAGTGTTTTATGATGGATGGAATATTTGTGGATCATTTTAGGTACCATGTCAATTTTAAATGTTTGTGGGTGTTTATTATGTGCACGCTTGTTATTTGCATGCTTCGGATATTTATATGtcaattataaatgtttttgcatgtttttataGTGTTTCGTATGGTATATAAGCAATACATTGACTATATTTCATTTCTTCAACATTAATAATATAGTTTGGCTTGCTTGATTGTTACACAGTTTGGCTTGTTTTATTGTTGGACAATTTAGATGTTGATGAGTTGGTTGTTGACTCTAAATGATGTAAATGGTGGTGGAAAGTAtggatttgttttattgttggACAATTTAGATGTTGATGAGTTGGTTGTTGACTCTAAATGATGTAAATGGTGGTGGAAAGTATGGATTTTGATGTTGTTGTGGTTCGAATTGTTAAGAGAAATTGCAGGAATGAAATGTAAGATTTTGGCTGGTCAGCAATTTGATATTTCTAGTAGTTGAAAATGGTGAGGGAAATGTGAAGTTTGTTGTTGCTAGAAAAGGTGTGGGGAATGGCTAAAATTTGTTGGTGACAGCAACTGAAATTGATGAGAGTGTGATGTTTGTTGATGTTGTAAAAGGTGTGGGAAGGGGCTAATTTGCTGGTGAAATTGGCTAGTAGTGACATGAGAAAAGGGGAGAAATGTTCTTATATATGTAAATTATGGCATTGTTGTAATTATTGTTAAATAAGTAATggctagtttttaaaaaaattaagcaacaaCCAATTTGAGTTTGAGTGGTATTTTCGTTATTTTTTCGCTCTAGGTATCtttagttgttttaaaaaaaaaaaatagcaatcctATAAATAATCTAACAATTTTTGTTGACTATTTTTGACATGCTTGTGAGAGGATGTAAGGTATGTAGTGTTTAAAACTATAGGATGTAAGGCGtaactttttaaactaaaaaagcaaAGTGTAATTCACATTAAACTATAGGATATTAAAGGTAATTTtcctttaataaaaactaaaagctaGTGAAAAAAATAGCTCTCTAACTAAAACTCATTTAGCTCATCATCGtgctctatttaaaaaaaaaaatcaacaaaacattTGTTTCTTAGACAACATTCATTCATTATTTCAAAAGCAAGTtccaattctaaaaaaaataacaccatTATAATGCGAGTGTATTAAAGACATAATAACAATACAATAATTGTGCGTTGTCACAATGAACTTTTTGAAAGCGGCATTCAATATGGCTTTGTTGGCCATCCATGAAACCCTCTAACCCAAATCCTTAGCTAGCCCGAgtctaaaattaaaacatgtaggAGTTGACTTAAGGTGACCCAATTAACTTAACGAATCTAAAGGCAACCCAAAAAACCAGTGAAAACATagcttaacttaaaaaaaattaagacatcctttttttttcaatattaaggcAGTGACGTATCAGATCGGTACAAGTCAATccgtcaaactcgtgacccaagTTATGGACCTTATTTGGTTtattaagtttgtttttctaaaaccattaatttttaattataggataacaaaaattaatgatcGCAACAAAgcaatcgaaaaaaaaaatgattatgatAGGTTGTACAAAAAGAACAATTGTTCAAGaacaaagcaaaaataaaatggaatttcatataataatatctaaacacattcttaatcaacctataaatttaaaagaaattatttatattatattttaaataatttattttttaagaaaataaatatcattagaaaaaattttaaaaaaaataagccaaGAGCGCGAACCTGGGTGGCCTGGTGCACCTAGGCCTTTAAAAATAAGCTTAGGCACGTTGGCCCACAAGCCCAAGCTCACGCGCCTAagcctttaattttattttattttcaaaataggaGATGGCTTGAAAATCAagcaaactatttttttacccaaaaactcaattttcaacccatttccacctacaaacacataaaaaactCTCTCATAACCCCCACAAAACTAATTCTCCAACtcaaaaaaccccaaaaatggttcaaaaacacaaaatcaggctgaaaacaaaaaacctcCCTCAACTTTGATCTACTTTTCCAAGCAATTTGAAAGGCCAAAAACATCTCAATGACACTCCTCTCATCGAGAGAAAACACTTCGACACCAAGTTTGGTCATTTTTCCCACTAAATCGGACAAACCAACCACTTTctctttttcatcatttttcaacgATGCTCTCTCAAGCTTAGGGATACAACGCAAAGAAAATGAAGACCTAGAATATAATGTAAAACTTcagaaaatagaattaaaaacgaaaaaaattgaaaaaaaaactaagggaCTAAAAATGCTAAAAGCATGCCTCTGCAacggtaaagaaaaaaaaagaacctagTAATTCTTTCCTAtgtcaattttggtccttaaagccttatttatgtttaatcaagaatattgaatttaattctaCTAAATCGAGCATCAATTTGATGTGTGATAAGCCCTCACGAAGTTAGAAGTTAGCCGAGACAAATCATCaattctaaccttgaaaataactaaatttGGAAGGATCACATTGaacaaaattaaccaaaaaaaagaacaaaaaaaaaaaagaaaacagtgtGAATCCAAGTGTTTCCTCTTAGATGGCACAATGTTTTACTGAGcactcttggtttttttaataattttaataaattgctCAGGAGTGGTGGTAATTGAGCACTGAATCATACTTTCTACAATTTAAGCATAAACATAAAAGAGGAACACATATATTTAGGAAAGCTTATGATGAATAACTAAACTATGATTTGAGTGTGCAAATGCAAGCACATATAGAtaccttaaaacaaaaaaggataaaaaacattgatgCACAATTAggtgctcttttttttatttattttgaaatttgaaattacaaaaacaaatcattttcattctTCTATTTACTATATATATGAATGCAACAATAACATCATATGACGTCTGGTGTTTTAGCAAGATTTAGACCACTGAGTCCATCAGCCTCGGTTGTTTCAATAACTCAAACACAATTTGTTGTTATCAGCCAATAACAATAGATGCTTATGTCCAGCATTTGGATCATAACTGAATATTATTTAGTCTTTATAGTTACTAATGAAATTACCGGAACCTTTCTCTTTTCAAAGttatttaaacattaaaaaccaGTAGATGTAAATTATAATGCAATGGAAGGAATATGATGATATTCCAAAGTGAAAATCATAACTAACACAACAATATTACATTCTACCAGTTAAAAGAATAAATCTCAATCTGTCACTCATCTGAGAAATGTTAAGAGaaataagagattaaaaaaatgccAACAGCCAAAAAAgtgcacaattttttttttcttttggatttgaTTCTAAACAAGAAGAGAATTTGACACTTTGTTACAACCAGTATCCTTAGCAGCAGCTAGTGCACTAAGCAATCATAAAGGCAGAATATAAGAAAATAGCCACACCTGAGTGCAACCTCCTGACGGACACCATATCTAACTTTCTTATCAAAGCATCGCTCTTTTCTCTTCTGCCGGAACCTACTTAATGAAGCTGCTCGTTGAGGTTGAGTACACCGTGACGGGTAGTCCACCACACCCTAGATTAAAACAAATTGCAGATAAATCAGATCAATTCATAATCTATCAACATCCAATACTCTCATGATTGAGAAAATACCCTTTGGTTTTGAGGCGTCATTTCCAGACCAGGAGTTAATTCACATCCTCCCAGTAATAATAACACAGCTTGAACCTGTAAAGATTACAAAATATACAATGATGTTAAAAAATCTCCCAAAAGCCAATTAGCCAAACCCTAattgtcctttttcttttcagatTCACAGTTTCGGATACACAGAGATGACGTTGTTCTCATTACCATGTACCTCAGAATGTAGCCTGTGTCGGATTCATATGATAAAAAAcgtaaataatttgttttcacaAATAAGGAACAAAAACCGTACCTTATCGGGAGTAACGGaatcaaaaacataaacttgTCCGCGAAACGTCAAGGTGAGCTGACTGGAGCAATCACTAGGCTGAATCCCGAGTTCCGACGCAGCGACACCGGCGTTGACGTAGACGGATTCGGGAGAGACGTCGTCGACGACGGTTGGGGTGCCGTCCTCGTAGTGAATGTGATGATGATGGTCGATGGAATCGGCGGGGGCCCGGTCGTCGTCGACGCCAGGAGAGGCGATCTGATTGTGAACGTT from Populus trichocarpa isolate Nisqually-1 chromosome 5, P.trichocarpa_v4.1, whole genome shotgun sequence includes these protein-coding regions:
- the LOC18099585 gene encoding GATA transcription factor 25, yielding MYTHSQPMNVHNQIASPGVDDDRAPADSIDHHHHIHYEDGTPTVVDDVSPESVYVNAGVAASELGIQPSDCSSQLTLTFRGQVYVFDSVTPDKVQAVLLLLGGCELTPGLEMTPQNQRGVVDYPSRCTQPQRAASLSRFRQKRKERCFDKKVRYGVRQEVALRMQRNKGQFTSAKKSEGGYGWDGVQDSGLDDSQQETSCTHCGTNSKSTPMMRRGPSGPRSLCNACGLFWANRGTLRDLTKKTDHSATLIEQGEAEANDSDSGTAIDTDNNLVTYANGGDTALITEH